The nucleotide window CACGAGCTCCAGCAACAGAAcctggggctctgcctgcagcagagaccATATCATCAACAGATTTAGAACACAGCACATGATTGTTCttataaaactaaaaaaaaaaaaaaaccaaaaaaacaaaaaaacaaaaaaaacccaaaaacccaaaaactttatttcttctgtaaaaAGAGCCCAACAGAGCTATAGAAAGAGACAGCAGGAGAAGTATCTCAGGGGTTTACAAGTGGATGGAAGCCAGGTGTGGTGTGGCCATTCCTCCCCCAAAAATAGGGTCTCAGGAAGCTGAAGAAAGCTTTGTCCAGTGCTGTGGGGTCCTGCTTGTCAGGAGCCACCTCTTCTTTGAGCTCCACTTCAGAagcagtgccaggctccagcaggaatGGTCTGTCAGCAATGAACCACTGTCTTCTCCCAGGCAATTATGTGAGTTGAGAGATGCCCCAGGCAGGAAGAGAGCAAGGTAGATTCTCCAGAGCTCCCACGCACATGGTGAGAAGCCCTCTGCCCACCTCCTGCACAATCCTTtctctgctggcaccaggggCTGGAAATGACTGTGACCATTCCTCAGGTGGGACGATTGTTCCTTCCTGCAGACCCTTGGCCTCAAGGATGTCCCActccacaccacaccacacctgctgcagtgtccccacacaTGCCCGGAGTGCTCACTGCTGAGTCCAGTTATCCAgatgtttcctgcagcttttgctGTGCACTGATACAGGTTCCAAGCCTgggcaggaagaggagcagagtgTGGTCAGTGCTTGCTCTGATGCTTCTCTGAGGTTAcgctgctgccacagcagaacTCGAACATCAGcatctccagagctgctttcccGGCAGGGAAAGCTTTGTAAAGAACtccctattttttttattttctctttgctgtccAGCTCCACATACGCCTGCACAGCAAAgacagaggaaactgcaccaAGCATCAAATGTCCGTCATGATCTACCCTGGACTGCCTGTGAACCAAAAGGGTACTCAGATAGGAAGCATCACAGAGACCGAACTGTAAGCAGCACACGCGGCCAGTCCCAGCTACGAACCGGCAGGCGATCAAGTGACTGCCAGGAACAGCGGCAACCCCTTGCAGAAGGCGTGCAGAGGGGCAGCCCGTGGGGGCGCAGTCCCGCACCAGCAACCCGCGGCCCGAGCAGACAGCGGGCGGAGGCCGATCGCCCCGGTCCCCGAGGCCCCACTTACCCTCGCACTTGCTGGGCAGTCGCACCCAGTCCGAGTCGTCGCCCCGCGCCAGCGCCGCCGCCATCAGCAGCATCAGCAACGCTGCCCCCGCAGCCGCCGCCATGACTCCGTTTCCGGGgcgcgctcccgccccgccACGCCCGGTTACCATGGCGACCCCTCAGCGCCGGCCAAATAGCGGAGGCGCGCGTGACCCGCGTGACCAAtccccgccggccgccgccAGCCAATCGCAGCGGCGCGCGGCCCCCGTGGCTCTGCCCCCGGGCGGTCCCGCCGAGCGCCCACGTGGGAAGGGCGCGCACgtggccgcggccgcccctGGGGTGCCCACACAACCCGCCGGAGTCCCTTCCTGCCTCTGGAATTCTGGAGTTTACCCCCCGAGGTACCTTGGGGCTTTTTCCCTACCTCTGCATAatttggggtcccttcccaTCCTCCAGGTAATTCCTGGAGGGATGTGGGGCCTGGCCACCCACAGAGACCTGTTAGCCCCTCTTCCTTGTCCACCCAAAGATTCCCATCCTGTACCTTCCCCAAACAACAGGgtctcctccttcctccattTGGGGGTCCTCTCTTCAGTCTCCAGAATATTTCCAGTGCCTTTCACACCCCTACACCAAACCAGGGGGACTTACCCTTCGGCATGGGCAGTTGCCCATAGCTCAGCTCTGGGCGAGGAGGATGGACGTGAGGACAGCATCAGAGAGCAAGACCTTCAGCAACACCACACGGACAGCCGCAAGAAGGGCTGCCAAGGCAGGGGCTGGTGACACTGCAATGGAAGGGTGAGGTGATGCCTTCCATAGACACCCCACTGCCCCCATTGTCCTCCCCAGGCCTGCCATGGGGCGATGCTTGGGCAGACTTGGGATCCCAGAGACACCTCTTGTCACCCTCACACTGTCCCTGAGGGTAGGCTGGCTCTGACCCAGTTTCCCTATTCTTCCCACCAAGGTGAAgcttccctccctcttccccagTCCCACAACACTGTGGGAAAACCCATCCCAATCACCACCTAGCCCCAGTCAAGCTACTGCCAGGACTTTCTCCCCAGCAGCTGACATTCCCACCAGGCAGGGGCCAAAGACTCACCAGCTGTGCTacacagctctgccacctcctcGTTGCCTGTGGGAtgaaagagcagctggggaggtgctggcagcccagcaccaggtgcatggcagggctggccacAAACCCCTTCCTGTGATCAGGGACAGCAACGTTTGCCCTAGGACCTCacacctgctccctgctggccccagagGCACTGCCAACCTTCCTCCTCAGGGGCCACCAGTGCACCCACTAGGTTGGGCAGCAGTAGCTAAGGCAGGCAGAGGGGGTGGCACGGCAGCAGGGTCATACCAGTGATGcggatggggctggagctgtgggacgGGGAGGTCCTGTTGGCCCCCACATGGCAGGCAAGTTCCCTCTCGCGTGGGGGATCACTGGAAAGGAGGGAGACGGAGCAGATGGTGCCACCATCCTCCTGGGAGGCCCCATAGGCAAAGGACTGCAGGATGCTACCATTCCCACCGGAGATCCAGACAGCatggccagagctgggagccaggTCGCTCACCACACACACCACCAGCTGCCGGCGCTGCCCAGCCAGCACCATGCTCAGTGGCCGGGTCAGCGtaggcagtggcacagctgccctgtcaGCTGAGAGAGACAAGGTTTAAGGGCACTGTTTCCCTCACTATCCCACCCAGCACGGCTGCCAAATCGGCAGAGCTCTGTCTTCGCATCCAGGCTGGATGGCAGCCTCTTGGGTCTGTCCTGGGGGTACTCACGGGGCAGGAGcgggagcagagcagcagccagcagcacccgGAGCGGCTCCATGGCAGCTGCAGCGCATGGGGTGCCAAAGGCTCAGCCCCCACCCGCACCTCCAGCTGCGCCGCCCACCACCGGGGCTACGAGGCTGGCGCAGAGCTCCCCCACCGGTGGTACGGCCCTTTTACGCCTTCCCGGTCGCTGCACTGAGCGAGTCCtggccctgggggtgctgccgGGTGTGCGGCACCTCTGCGCCTCACCCCCGGGAACACTCCCAGCACCCCCCGCCCGCCAAGCCCCGGGAGcgcccctgccccagcaccgCGCTGCCGGGCAGGTGAAGAAGAAACTACGCAAGAAACTTACAGAAGAACTGTGGGCCCGCAGGGTGCAGCTGCAGTCCCGGGGCGGGCAGAGGGGAACAGAGGACACTTAGGACAGGGCggggtggcagctgctgtgcactTAGGGGAAGCAAACCCCACCCCAGTCCTGCAATATCCATGCTGCACgtgcaggagccaggctggaaatgCCTCTGCTTTATTCTTCTTCAGccaaacacaccaaaaaaaaccaaaccccaaatcccaacacTGCTCGGCTTGGTGACACTGAATGCTTCCAAGACACACCTGGCAGGGGAATTTTGATTACTTGTAGTCAAGGCTGTGGCTTCACAGAGCAGAACTTTGTGACTCTTTATGACCCAAGACACATGtattgaaatacagaaaaacaaaacatgtatGATAACTTCAACACAAACGCATCATTAAGGCATACATTTTTCAAAgatttctcttgaaaaaaaaaaaaattttagcaATTTCCAGGATTCATTTCATACTGTTTTATGACCTCTTCATACCTGCGGTTTCAGCCCACACTCAAAGAACCCCGTCACTCTCAACCCAGGAGCTCTAGCGGAGCATCAGTATTGCCTGATTTTTATACACATCTCAATAGCTGGTGATTCTTTAGTAAGTTCAAACAAACCAACAGAGCCATCTTTCCTTGCCCTACACCTTGGCAACCACCCTGTCGCAATACAAAACATCACATTAATCCTGAATTCTTTTGAAGAACCTGAGAACTGACTTAATACCTGAAACTCCGCGACAAGGACAAGACTTGATACGTTCCTTCCTCCCTCTATCACTGTGCCAAGGACCAAGCTACTCCACATTGAGCTTTGTTTTTATGTTCATGGCTGCCAGCTCAGCTACAAAATAGTGGAAGacatggggcacagggacaacCTCGATGGCATCCACCTTGCTGCAGACGGAGCAGGAAtacctcctgctgctggtgacagAGGAGCGGGACAGTTTTTCCAGCACAGGGGAGGTCATGCTGCCGCAGCTCATGCACACATAGGCCATGGAGCCATCAGAGCAGTTGAACAGGCggtcctgcagcaggaaggacGTGCCATGGGCCAGCAGAGCGTCCCGCTCCATCTCGCCGAAGCGGATCCCGCCTTCCACATTCCTCCCCTTGACAGGCTGGTTGGTGACAGCGTCTCGGGGTCCCGTGGTCCTCACCTGGAACTTGTCGGAGACCATGTGGCGCAGGCGCTGGTAGTATACCACCCCCACGAAGatctctgcctccagctccacCCCACTGATGCCACTGTACATCTTCTCTGTCCCAAAGAAGTTGTAACCCGCGCTCGCTAAAGTCTCACCAAAGTATTTCAGAGCAGACTTCTTCTCGGTGAAGGTGAAGGGAGTGGCATCATAGGAGACCCCATGCAGGGCTGCTGACTTCCCTGCCATGCTCTCAATCAACATCCCAATGGTCATGCGGGAGGGAAAGCCATGAGGGTTGAAGAGGATGTCTGGAACCATCCCGTTCTCCGTGAATGGCATGTCCTCGATGGGCCAGAGCTGGCTCAGGATACCTTTCTGTCCATGACGGCTGGCAAATTTGTCTCCAATAGTGGGATTTCGGGGAACCCTCACAGTGATGCAAGCCTTCTTGAACTTCCCAGTGCCACGGTCGTTGCTGCACAACCTAACGTTGTCCACAATGCCCACTTCCTTACTCCTGTGTAGGTAGAGAAACAATTACAGCAAAGGTGTCAGGTTTGctaataattttcagtttcaaaaggaaaatgaagcaaaaaatgTAAACCACTTATAAAATGCCTTGGGATGGCTGAGAAACACCACCATTCTTCAAGCTACTACTTGGTAGTGAGGGAACTCAGACTATGTAAAGATTAGGGCAAGGAAGCTATACAAAGGCATTTTGCAAGTGCCCCTCAGGTACCATTTTCAGGTGATCAGGTAATGTGCCACCCATGATCTAAAATAAGGGTCATTTCAACCTGGTTCATCTGTATCACACTTTGTATCTGATAAACTGCATCCCAATGCCATTCCCATTGTGTTAAGGCAGCAGGCCCTCCCCCTATCACCAATAAATTCACACCCTATGGGTGTGAATGATGGgatcccaaaacaaaacctgattCAGCTCTTCAGTAGAGAGGGAAGTTCAGAGCAGAAAGGGAAGGCAAAGTGTGAGCTTTGACAAGTGTCTTGCTCAGGCGTGTGCTCCTTCTCCAAATAAGCCCTCAGCATGATATTCCATGTGCCAAGGGTCTGCTGCAGGCTTAACTGTTATCATGTCCACATACAACCAGCATAGGcaaatcaccaaaaaaatatCCCCCTGGGATAAGCCAGCgctgcagcacacactggcTTAGAGGAAAGATGTGATACATGCCGAGGAGTCACCTACAGCATGAACTTCATGCTCTCTGTCACACCATGGACACTGCCATGTGAGGAGAAAAGGGAACACTTGCATGGAAAGGGCCAACTGCTCTCCCCACAGGTGACAAGCTGTACTTACGGATAGTACACAGTGAAGGTCTCCCCTGTGTTGAGGTTCATGAAGCTGTAGAAGGGGTCCCCAGGTTGCAGGATAGACCCAACAAAAGGCAGTCCATCAGCATCCAGCTTCTCCCCAACGTTGGGATCACTGGGCTTGATGCCAAATACTAAATTATCGCCTGCCCTGCTGGCTTTAAGGGAAAGGTCAATGCTTTCCACCTTGATAACACTTCCATAAGCAAATCCTCTCTGCCAGGAAGATTTATTTACGAtctgaaaaggagaaacaaaagcCTGTTAAAGACTTGCTGATaactctgaaaaagaaaacatttacaaaGGTAAGCATCAAatcaaaatgggaattttctttttaaagcctT belongs to Oenanthe melanoleuca isolate GR-GAL-2019-014 chromosome 3, OMel1.0, whole genome shotgun sequence and includes:
- the PTCRA gene encoding pre T-cell antigen receptor alpha; translation: MEPLRVLLAAALLPLLPPDRAAVPLPTLTRPLSMVLAGQRRQLVVCVVSDLAPSSGHAVWISGGNGSILQSFAYGASQEDGGTICSVSLLSSDPPRERELACHVGANRTSPSHSSSPIRITGNEEVAELCSTAVSPAPALAALLAAVRVVLLKVLLSDAVLTSILLAQS